In Streptomyces capitiformicae, one genomic interval encodes:
- a CDS encoding ATP-dependent DNA helicase UvrD2, whose product MTAATHSTLFPRVPDSADAVLEGLDPEQRAVATALHGPVCVLAGAGTGKTRAITHRIAYGVRAGMLQPASVLAVTFTNRAAGEMRGRLRQLGAAGVQARTFHSAALRQLQYFWPKAVGGGMPRIVDRKIQLVADAAAACRIRLDRNELRDAAAEIEWSKVTRTVPADYAAAAAKSGREAPRDPAEIAQIYATYEDLKRERAVIDFEDVLLLTVGILQDRHDIAEQVRSQYQHFVVDEYQDVSPLQQRLLELWLGERDNLCVVGDASQTIYSFTGATPDHLLDFRLRHPGATVVKLVRDYRSTPQVVHLANGLLSQARGRAADHRLELVSQRAPGPEPRYTEYSDEPAEAEGAARRIRDLIASGVPASEIAVLFRTNSQSETYEQALADAGVPYQLRGAERFFDRPEVRKAGAALRAAARFGGNDTLLEDTVDLPSQVRAVLSGEGWTGEPPAGSGAVRERWESLAALVNLAQDFAAAKPDATLGDLVAELDERANAQHAPTVQGVTLASLHSAKGLEWDVVFLVGVAEGMMPITYAKTDEQVEEERRLLYVGVTRAREQLSVSWALSRSPGSRPNRRPSRFLNGLRPGSTAMAGRTGTSGSGGVEPGAAGGRPGELEDGGTVTAPRRTSRTPARCRVCGRTLRDAGDMKLMRCEDCPSDMDEGLYERLREWRAIQARRSGQPDFCVFTDRTLMAIAEAGPSTPLELGRIPGVIARKLQRYGADVLDICAGREPGGDDEND is encoded by the coding sequence GTGACAGCAGCAACGCATTCCACCCTCTTCCCGCGGGTCCCCGACTCGGCCGACGCGGTGCTCGAAGGGCTCGACCCCGAGCAGCGCGCGGTGGCCACCGCCCTGCACGGGCCGGTGTGCGTGCTGGCGGGCGCCGGCACCGGCAAGACCCGGGCGATCACCCACCGCATCGCCTACGGGGTGCGTGCCGGGATGCTCCAGCCTGCCAGCGTGCTGGCCGTCACGTTCACCAACCGCGCCGCCGGAGAGATGCGCGGCCGCCTCCGCCAACTCGGTGCCGCTGGAGTCCAGGCCCGGACGTTCCACTCGGCCGCGCTGCGCCAGCTCCAGTACTTCTGGCCGAAGGCCGTAGGCGGCGGTATGCCGAGAATCGTCGACCGCAAGATACAACTCGTCGCGGACGCGGCCGCCGCCTGCCGCATCCGTCTCGATCGCAACGAACTACGGGACGCCGCCGCCGAGATCGAGTGGTCCAAGGTCACCCGGACCGTGCCCGCCGACTACGCCGCCGCAGCCGCCAAGAGTGGCCGCGAGGCCCCCCGCGATCCGGCCGAGATCGCCCAGATCTACGCGACGTACGAGGACCTCAAGCGCGAGCGCGCCGTCATCGACTTCGAGGACGTCCTCCTGCTCACGGTCGGCATCCTCCAGGACCGGCACGACATCGCCGAGCAGGTCCGCTCCCAGTACCAGCACTTCGTGGTCGACGAGTACCAGGACGTCAGCCCCCTCCAGCAGCGCCTGTTGGAACTGTGGCTCGGCGAGCGGGACAATCTGTGCGTCGTGGGCGACGCCAGCCAGACGATCTATTCGTTCACTGGCGCAACTCCTGACCATCTGCTCGACTTCCGCCTCCGCCATCCCGGGGCCACGGTCGTCAAGCTCGTCCGCGACTACCGCTCCACCCCTCAGGTCGTCCACCTCGCCAACGGCCTGCTCTCCCAGGCCCGCGGCCGCGCCGCCGACCATCGCCTCGAGCTGGTCTCCCAGCGCGCCCCGGGCCCCGAGCCCCGCTACACCGAGTACTCCGACGAGCCCGCCGAGGCCGAGGGTGCCGCCCGCCGCATCCGCGACCTCATCGCCTCCGGAGTCCCCGCGAGCGAGATCGCCGTCCTCTTCCGGACGAATTCCCAGTCCGAGACCTACGAGCAGGCCCTCGCGGACGCCGGAGTGCCCTACCAACTGCGTGGCGCCGAGCGGTTCTTCGACCGGCCCGAGGTGCGCAAAGCGGGGGCCGCGCTGAGAGCCGCAGCCCGCTTCGGCGGCAACGACACCCTCCTCGAGGACACCGTCGACCTTCCCTCACAGGTACGGGCGGTGCTGTCCGGCGAGGGCTGGACCGGCGAACCACCCGCGGGCTCCGGCGCGGTCAGGGAGCGCTGGGAGTCACTGGCGGCCCTGGTCAACCTGGCCCAGGACTTCGCGGCGGCCAAGCCCGACGCCACACTCGGCGACCTGGTGGCGGAGCTCGACGAACGGGCGAACGCCCAGCACGCCCCCACCGTCCAGGGCGTCACTCTCGCCTCGCTGCATTCCGCGAAGGGTCTGGAGTGGGACGTCGTCTTCCTGGTCGGAGTCGCCGAGGGCATGATGCCGATCACCTACGCCAAAACGGACGAGCAGGTCGAAGAGGAGAGAAGACTCCTCTATGTGGGCGTCACCCGCGCGCGAGAGCAGCTCTCCGTCTCCTGGGCCCTGTCCCGATCCCCAGGAAGCCGCCCGAACCGCCGTCCCAGCCGCTTCCTCAACGGGCTGCGCCCCGGATCGACCGCTATGGCGGGCCGGACCGGCACGAGCGGCTCCGGAGGCGTCGAACCGGGCGCGGCAGGCGGTCGGCCGGGCGAACTCGAGGACGGCGGCACCGTGACCGCTCCGCGCCGTACCAGCCGGACCCCGGCCCGCTGCCGTGTCTGCGGCCGCACCCTGCGGGACGCCGGTGATATGAAGCTGATGCGCTGCGAGGACTGCCCCTCAGACATGGACGAGGGTCTTTACGAGCGCTTGCGTGAGTGGCGGGCGATCCAGGCGCGGCGCAGCGGACAACCGGACTTCTGCGTCTTCACCGACCGGACGCTGATGGCCATCGCAGAAGCGGGGCCGAGCACTCCGCTTGAACTCGGTCGCATCCCTGGTGTCATCGCCCGTAAGCTCCAGCGTTATGGCGCCGATGTTCTCGACATCTGCGCAGGTCGGGAGCCCGGGGGTGACGACGAGAACGACTGA
- a CDS encoding mycoredoxin gives MQGTVTMYSTTWCGYCRRLKSQMDREGITYNEINIEQDPESAAFVEKANGGNQTVPTVLFPDGSTLTNPSLAQVKQKIGA, from the coding sequence ATGCAGGGCACTGTGACGATGTACAGCACCACGTGGTGCGGCTACTGCCGTCGGCTGAAGAGCCAGATGGACCGCGAGGGCATCACGTACAACGAGATCAACATCGAGCAGGACCCGGAGTCCGCGGCGTTCGTGGAGAAGGCGAACGGCGGGAACCAGACGGTTCCCACCGTTCTCTTCCCCGACGGTTCGACGCTCACGAACCCCTCGCTGGCGCAGGTCAAGCAGAAGATCGGCGCGTAG
- the nudC gene encoding NAD(+) diphosphatase, with amino-acid sequence MTTWTDHTADRPIALTAPSGIDRSAHHRLDEPWLAAAWSHPTTRCFVVSGGQVLIDETADGTTELVMTPSFEAPLTEAHRYFLGTDSDGVSYFALQKDALPGRMDQSARPAGLREAGMLLSPRDTGLMVHAVGLENWQRTHRFCSRCGERTVIAAAGHIRRCPACGAEHYPRTDPAVIMAVTDDEDRILLGRQVHWPEGRFSTLAGFVEPGESIEQSVRREVHEEVGITVGQVEYIASQPWPFPSSLMLGFMARATSTEVDVDGDEIHEARWFSREELRAAFESGEVLPPYGISIAARLIELWYGKPLPTRGHTG; translated from the coding sequence GTGACCACCTGGACCGACCACACCGCCGACCGACCCATCGCGCTCACCGCCCCGAGCGGCATCGACCGGTCGGCCCACCACCGGCTCGACGAGCCCTGGCTCGCGGCGGCCTGGAGTCACCCCACGACCCGCTGCTTCGTGGTCTCCGGCGGCCAGGTCCTCATCGACGAGACGGCTGACGGCACCACCGAACTCGTCATGACCCCTTCCTTCGAGGCCCCGCTCACCGAGGCACACCGCTACTTCCTCGGCACCGACTCCGACGGTGTGAGCTACTTCGCACTCCAGAAGGACGCGCTTCCCGGGCGGATGGACCAGTCCGCGCGCCCGGCCGGACTGCGTGAGGCGGGCATGCTCCTGTCGCCGCGCGACACCGGCCTCATGGTGCACGCGGTCGGTCTGGAGAACTGGCAGCGCACCCACCGCTTCTGCTCCCGCTGCGGCGAGCGCACGGTCATCGCGGCGGCCGGCCACATCCGCCGCTGCCCGGCCTGCGGCGCCGAGCACTACCCGCGCACCGACCCGGCCGTGATCATGGCCGTCACGGACGACGAGGACCGCATCCTCCTCGGCCGCCAGGTCCACTGGCCCGAGGGCCGCTTCTCCACCCTCGCCGGTTTCGTGGAGCCCGGCGAGTCCATCGAGCAGTCCGTGCGCCGCGAGGTCCACGAGGAGGTCGGCATCACCGTCGGCCAGGTCGAGTACATCGCCAGCCAGCCCTGGCCCTTCCCCTCCAGCCTCATGCTGGGCTTCATGGCCCGTGCCACGTCGACGGAAGTGGACGTGGACGGCGACGAGATCCACGAGGCCCGCTGGTTCTCCCGGGAAGAGCTCCGGGCCGCGTTCGAGTCCGGGGAGGTCCTGCCTCCCTACGGCATCTCGATCGCGGCCCGTCTGATCGAACTCTGGTACGGCAAGCCCCTGCCGACACGAGGTCACACCGGCTAG
- a CDS encoding dipeptidase, with protein sequence MSETPDSVVRTYIENHRAAFLDDLVEWLRIPSVSAQPEHTADVRRSADWLAAKLKATGFPTAEVWETPGAPAVFAEWPSEDPDAPTVLVYGHHDVQPAAREDGWDTEPFEPVIRGNRLQARGAADDKGQVFFHTLGVRAHLAATGRTAPAVHLKMLIEGEEESGSPHFKALVEGHTERLATDAVVVSDTGMWAEDTPTVCTGMRGLAECEIELYGPDQDIHSGSFGGAVPNPATAAARLVAALHDEHARVAIPGFYDGIIELTDRERELFAELPFDEERWLRTAKSTATYGEAGHTTLERVWARPTAEVNGIGGGYQGPGSKTIIPSSAMVKLSFRLVAGQDPDHIEKAVRAWTAEQIPLGIRHEITFSGSTRPCLTPLDHPALQSVVRAMGRAFQQPVRYTREGGSGPAADLQEVLDAPVLFLGISVPSDGWHAPNEKVELDLLLKGVETSAYLWGELAESPRQAH encoded by the coding sequence ATGAGCGAGACCCCGGACAGTGTCGTCCGTACGTACATAGAGAACCACCGTGCCGCCTTCCTCGACGACCTCGTGGAATGGCTGCGCATCCCGTCGGTGTCGGCCCAGCCCGAACACACGGCGGACGTACGGCGCAGTGCCGACTGGCTCGCCGCCAAGCTCAAGGCGACCGGGTTTCCCACGGCGGAGGTCTGGGAGACGCCGGGTGCTCCCGCCGTCTTCGCCGAATGGCCCTCCGAAGACCCCGATGCCCCCACGGTCCTGGTCTACGGGCACCACGACGTGCAGCCCGCGGCCCGCGAGGACGGCTGGGACACCGAGCCGTTCGAGCCCGTGATCCGCGGAAACCGCCTCCAGGCGCGCGGGGCGGCCGACGACAAGGGGCAGGTGTTCTTCCACACACTCGGTGTCCGCGCCCACCTCGCCGCCACCGGCCGCACCGCCCCCGCAGTCCACCTGAAGATGCTGATCGAGGGCGAGGAGGAGTCCGGCTCCCCGCACTTCAAGGCCCTCGTCGAGGGGCACACCGAGCGGCTCGCCACGGACGCGGTCGTCGTCTCCGACACCGGCATGTGGGCCGAGGACACCCCCACCGTGTGCACCGGAATGCGCGGCCTCGCCGAGTGCGAGATCGAGCTGTACGGGCCCGACCAGGACATCCACTCCGGCTCCTTCGGCGGGGCCGTACCCAACCCGGCCACCGCCGCCGCCCGCCTGGTCGCAGCCCTGCACGACGAGCACGCGCGCGTGGCGATCCCCGGCTTCTACGACGGCATCATCGAACTCACCGACCGCGAGCGCGAACTCTTCGCCGAACTGCCCTTCGACGAGGAGCGGTGGCTGCGCACGGCCAAGTCGACGGCGACGTACGGGGAGGCCGGACACACCACCCTGGAGCGCGTCTGGGCCCGCCCGACCGCCGAGGTCAACGGCATCGGCGGCGGTTACCAGGGCCCCGGCAGCAAGACGATCATCCCGTCCTCGGCGATGGTGAAGCTGTCCTTCCGGTTGGTGGCGGGGCAGGACCCGGACCACATCGAGAAGGCGGTCCGCGCCTGGACCGCCGAGCAGATCCCCCTCGGCATCCGCCACGAGATCACGTTCAGCGGGTCCACCCGCCCCTGCCTGACACCCCTGGACCACCCCGCCCTGCAATCCGTCGTACGCGCCATGGGCCGCGCCTTCCAGCAGCCCGTCCGCTACACACGAGAGGGCGGCTCCGGCCCCGCCGCCGACCTCCAGGAAGTCCTCGACGCGCCCGTGCTCTTCCTGGGCATCTCCGTCCCCTCCGACGGCTGGCACGCCCCCAACGAGAAGGTCGAACTCGATCTGCTCCTCAAGGGCGTCGAGACCAGCGCGTACCTCTGGGGCGAACTGGCCGAAAGCCCTCGCCAGGCACACTGA
- a CDS encoding ATP-dependent DNA helicase, producing the protein MSARISDPEQLKELLGIPFTPEQTACIIAPPAPQVIVAGAGSGKTTVMAARVVWLVGTGQVAPEQVLGLTFTNKAAGELAERVRKALVKAGITDPDVIDPDNPPGEPVISTYHAFAGRLLTDHGLRIGLEPTSRLLADATRYQLAARVLRESPGPYPALTRSFPDLVSDLLALDSELAEHLVRPEDLRAYDAELLRDLESAKLTNADLRKVPEAAAARRELAELVGRYRAAKRERDLLDFGDQIALSATLAQLPEVGRILRDEFRVVLLDEYQDTSVAQRVLLAGLFGGGTGHPVTAVGDPCQAIYGWRGASVANLDDFPEHFAHADGSAAERQSLSENRRSGGRLLDLANGLAEPLRAMHAGVEALRPAPGAERDGVVRCALLPTHAEELDWLADSIAHLVRTGKEPGEIAVLCRTATDFAEIQGALVARDIPVEVVGLSGLLHLPEVADLVAVCEVLQDPGANASLVRLLTGPRWRIGPRDLALLGRRARHLVSHARVEADDDPDRRLAAAVEGVDPSEVISLADALDTFLELPLEAEGEDDGLPFSPDARVRFARLAAELRDLRRSLADPLMDVLHRVLAVTGLEVELSASPHALAARRRETLSNFLDIAASFAANSEGEASLLAFLGFLRTAAQYEKGLDNALPGGENTVKVLTAHKSKGLEWDVVAVPGLVTGTFPSSQGREKWTAQGKVLPHELRGDADTLPDVEAWDSRGLKAFQEAMKDHQHTEELRLGYVTFTRPRSLLLGSGHWWGPSQKRPRGPSDFLKALYDHCAAGYGEIEAWADEPEEGAENPALHESTTEHAWPLPLDDTALARRRAAAATVLAHLEGAASHEEAHRVATHTPDPYAHDDPDWPPPPDDEEALYEEDDSDWDAWTSDRPAPAERPLHARVPQPGQDERTPTVPHARRHSAEPDLTPEDARTIASWDRDLDALTGELLRSRATVIDVPLPASLTASQLVRLAADPDGFAQELVRPMPRPPQPAARRGTRFHAWVEARFEELRLPMLEPEELPGSEAEIADELDLQALKDAFERTPYAHRTPYRVEAPFQLGIAGRVVRGRIDAVYRHTDDGDGTATYEIVDWKTSRTRTADPLQLALYRLAWAEQQGVPLESVRATFLYVRTGDVVRPEDLPDRIALERLLLAEAGADGTEPSAEEPPDEHVGAGR; encoded by the coding sequence ATGTCCGCCCGTATCAGCGATCCCGAGCAGCTCAAGGAGCTCCTCGGTATCCCGTTCACCCCGGAGCAGACGGCCTGCATCATCGCGCCGCCCGCCCCGCAGGTGATCGTGGCCGGAGCCGGGTCGGGCAAGACCACGGTGATGGCCGCGCGCGTGGTGTGGCTGGTCGGCACCGGACAGGTCGCCCCCGAACAGGTGCTCGGCCTGACGTTCACCAACAAGGCGGCGGGCGAACTCGCCGAGCGCGTGCGCAAGGCCCTCGTCAAGGCGGGCATCACCGACCCGGACGTCATCGACCCCGACAACCCGCCGGGCGAGCCGGTCATCTCCACCTACCACGCCTTCGCGGGCCGCCTCCTCACCGACCACGGCCTGCGCATCGGCCTGGAACCCACCTCCCGGCTCCTCGCCGACGCCACCCGCTACCAACTCGCCGCGCGGGTGCTCCGAGAGTCCCCCGGCCCGTACCCGGCGCTGACCCGTTCCTTCCCGGACCTGGTCAGCGACCTCCTAGCCCTCGACTCCGAACTCGCCGAACACCTCGTACGCCCCGAGGACCTGCGTGCGTACGACGCCGAACTGCTACGGGACCTGGAGAGCGCCAAGCTCACCAACGCCGACCTCCGCAAGGTCCCCGAGGCAGCCGCAGCCCGGCGTGAACTCGCCGAACTGGTGGGCCGTTACCGCGCGGCCAAGCGCGAGCGGGACCTCCTCGACTTCGGTGACCAGATCGCCCTCTCGGCCACCCTCGCGCAGCTGCCCGAGGTCGGCCGCATCCTGCGGGACGAGTTCCGAGTGGTCCTGCTCGACGAGTACCAGGACACCTCCGTGGCCCAACGCGTCCTCCTGGCGGGCCTCTTCGGCGGCGGCACAGGCCACCCCGTCACCGCCGTCGGCGACCCCTGCCAGGCGATCTACGGCTGGCGCGGCGCCTCCGTGGCCAACCTCGACGACTTCCCCGAGCACTTCGCGCACGCGGACGGCAGCGCGGCCGAGCGCCAGTCGCTCAGCGAGAACCGCCGCAGCGGCGGCCGTCTCCTCGACCTCGCCAACGGCCTCGCCGAGCCCCTGCGTGCCATGCACGCGGGCGTGGAAGCCCTCCGCCCCGCCCCCGGCGCCGAACGCGACGGTGTGGTCCGCTGCGCCCTGCTGCCCACCCACGCGGAGGAACTCGACTGGCTCGCCGACTCGATCGCCCACCTCGTGCGCACCGGCAAGGAACCCGGCGAGATCGCCGTCCTGTGCCGCACGGCCACCGACTTCGCCGAGATCCAGGGCGCGCTCGTCGCCCGCGACATCCCGGTCGAGGTCGTGGGCCTCTCCGGGCTGCTCCACCTCCCTGAGGTCGCCGACCTCGTCGCCGTCTGCGAGGTCCTCCAGGACCCCGGCGCCAACGCCTCCCTCGTGCGTCTGCTCACCGGCCCGCGCTGGCGCATCGGTCCCCGCGACCTCGCCCTCCTGGGGCGCCGGGCCAGGCATCTCGTGTCGCACGCGCGCGTGGAGGCCGACGACGACCCGGACCGTCGGCTGGCCGCCGCCGTCGAGGGCGTCGACCCGTCCGAGGTGATCTCCCTCGCCGACGCGCTCGACACGTTCCTGGAGCTGCCGCTCGAAGCCGAGGGGGAGGACGACGGGCTGCCGTTCTCGCCGGACGCGCGCGTACGGTTCGCCCGTCTCGCCGCCGAACTGCGCGACCTGCGCCGCTCCCTCGCCGACCCGCTCATGGACGTCCTGCACCGCGTGCTCGCCGTCACCGGCCTGGAAGTGGAGCTCTCCGCGTCCCCGCACGCCCTGGCGGCCCGCCGCCGCGAGACACTCTCCAACTTCCTGGACATCGCCGCCTCCTTCGCCGCGAACAGCGAGGGCGAGGCATCCCTGCTCGCCTTCCTCGGCTTCCTGCGCACGGCCGCCCAGTACGAAAAGGGCCTCGACAACGCCCTGCCCGGCGGCGAGAACACCGTGAAGGTGCTCACGGCCCACAAGTCCAAAGGCCTGGAGTGGGACGTCGTCGCCGTCCCCGGCCTGGTCACCGGCACCTTCCCCAGCAGCCAAGGCCGCGAGAAGTGGACCGCCCAGGGCAAGGTCCTGCCGCACGAGCTGCGCGGCGACGCCGACACCCTCCCCGATGTCGAGGCATGGGACTCCCGTGGCCTGAAGGCATTCCAGGAGGCCATGAAGGACCACCAGCACACGGAGGAACTCCGCCTCGGCTACGTCACGTTCACCCGCCCCCGCTCCCTGCTCCTCGGCTCCGGCCACTGGTGGGGCCCGTCCCAGAAGCGCCCACGAGGCCCGTCCGACTTCCTGAAGGCCCTCTACGACCACTGCGCCGCCGGATACGGCGAGATCGAAGCCTGGGCCGACGAACCCGAGGAGGGCGCCGAGAACCCCGCCCTGCACGAGTCGACCACCGAGCACGCCTGGCCGCTCCCCCTGGACGACACGGCCCTGGCCCGCCGCCGGGCGGCCGCCGCGACGGTACTGGCCCACCTGGAAGGCGCCGCCTCCCACGAGGAGGCCCACCGGGTTGCCACCCACACCCCGGACCCCTACGCCCACGACGACCCGGACTGGCCGCCCCCGCCGGACGACGAAGAAGCCCTCTACGAGGAGGACGACTCGGACTGGGACGCCTGGACATCGGACCGCCCCGCACCCGCCGAACGGCCCCTTCACGCGCGCGTGCCACAGCCCGGCCAGGACGAGCGCACGCCTACGGTGCCGCACGCCCGCCGGCACTCCGCCGAACCCGACCTCACCCCCGAGGACGCCCGCACCATAGCTTCCTGGGACCGTGACCTGGACGCCCTCACCGGTGAGCTCCTGCGGTCCCGGGCGACCGTCATCGACGTACCCCTGCCGGCGTCGCTCACGGCGTCGCAACTGGTCCGCCTGGCAGCCGACCCGGACGGCTTCGCGCAGGAGCTCGTGCGCCCCATGCCGCGCCCCCCACAGCCCGCCGCGCGCCGTGGCACCCGCTTCCACGCCTGGGTCGAGGCCCGTTTCGAGGAACTGCGGCTGCCCATGCTGGAGCCCGAGGAGCTACCGGGCAGCGAGGCCGAGATCGCCGACGAACTGGACCTGCAGGCCCTCAAGGACGCCTTCGAACGCACTCCGTACGCGCATCGCACGCCGTACCGGGTCGAGGCACCCTTCCAACTCGGGATCGCGGGACGTGTCGTACGCGGACGCATCGACGCCGTCTACCGGCACACCGACGACGGCGACGGGACGGCGACGTACGAGATCGTCGACTGGAAGACCAGCCGCACCCGCACCGCCGACCCCCTCCAGCTGGCGCTCTACCGGCTCGCCTGGGCCGAGCAGCAAGGTGTGCCCCTGGAGTCGGTGAGAGCCACCTTCCTCTACGTGCGCACCGGTGACGTCGTACGCCCCGAGGACCTGCCCGACCGGATCGCCCTGGAACGGCTGCTTCTGGCGGAAGCGGGCGCCGACGGGACGGAGCCGTCGGCCGAGGAACCGCCGGACGAGCATGTCGGTGCGGGCCGATAG